A stretch of the Bdellovibrio sp. 22V genome encodes the following:
- a CDS encoding PilZ domain-containing protein, with amino-acid sequence MMKTKILITGASVIPKKLKEEKSFECSLVENPYELRSALQGSEGDKIIVAFLPFLEIRHFELYTFIQKTTPHVKTVFVVNELSSNMKLKLKHNKDFIVLWRTEEGQIKENIMTYLEGRDIRLRQDRREPHPMKALLSPSLLPQGTANKGFQPILGGSFENLSAHGSCLRIKAPFYDKKDFVNLTYQTNEGEFVTLEGQVRWAKWNEKEQTQELGVHFVST; translated from the coding sequence ATGATGAAAACAAAGATCTTAATTACAGGGGCTTCGGTTATTCCAAAAAAACTCAAAGAAGAAAAATCTTTCGAGTGCAGTCTGGTTGAAAACCCCTACGAATTGCGTTCCGCTTTACAAGGCTCTGAAGGAGATAAAATCATTGTGGCCTTCTTGCCGTTCCTTGAAATCAGGCACTTCGAACTTTATACGTTTATTCAGAAGACAACACCCCATGTGAAAACTGTTTTTGTGGTGAACGAGCTTTCCAGCAACATGAAGCTGAAACTGAAACACAACAAAGACTTTATTGTCCTGTGGAGAACGGAAGAAGGCCAAATCAAAGAAAACATTATGACCTATCTTGAAGGCCGCGACATCCGTTTGCGCCAAGATCGCCGGGAGCCTCATCCTATGAAGGCCCTTTTAAGTCCTTCACTGCTCCCGCAAGGCACCGCCAACAAAGGCTTTCAGCCCATCTTGGGCGGAAGCTTTGAGAATCTTTCCGCACACGGGTCTTGCCTGCGCATTAAAGCTCCGTTTTATGACAAGAAAGACTTCGTGAATCTGACGTATCAGACGAACGAGGGCGAGTTTGTCACGCTCGAAGGTCAAGTGCGCTGGGCAAAATGGAATGAAAAAGAACAAACCCAGGAACTGGGCGTTCACTTTGTTTCAACATAA
- a CDS encoding nitroreductase family protein → MSDTVFSQVPELKYSEPAAAVNFDEFKKVVQSRRSVRVFTEESIPEETVRECLELALLAPNSSNLQPWEFYWVLDPDKLRTLKYYCLNQPAAKTASTLIVCVARPDLWKLGQKINLDYFKTRKDTPPAVLSYYKKLVPFVYGNGPLHIFAPFKTLGVFFAGLFRVVPRGPFGRSGNLLWATKTTSLACENLMLAFRAAGYDSCPMEGFDEVRVKKLLGLPREASVTMVISAGKRATNGVYAERIRGSSDIFIKKV, encoded by the coding sequence ATGTCGGATACGGTTTTTAGCCAAGTTCCAGAACTGAAGTACTCTGAACCTGCCGCGGCTGTGAATTTTGATGAATTCAAAAAGGTCGTACAAAGCCGTCGCTCTGTACGCGTCTTTACTGAAGAATCCATTCCTGAAGAAACCGTGCGCGAATGTTTGGAACTCGCTCTTCTTGCGCCCAACTCTTCCAATCTGCAACCGTGGGAGTTTTATTGGGTGCTTGATCCTGATAAGCTGCGCACTTTGAAGTATTACTGTTTAAATCAACCCGCTGCTAAAACCGCATCGACATTAATCGTCTGTGTGGCGCGACCGGATTTATGGAAGCTGGGGCAAAAAATCAATCTTGATTATTTTAAAACTCGCAAGGACACGCCCCCAGCGGTGCTGTCCTACTATAAAAAACTCGTTCCGTTTGTGTATGGTAACGGTCCTTTGCATATCTTCGCTCCATTTAAAACTTTGGGAGTTTTCTTCGCAGGCCTTTTTCGCGTAGTCCCTCGCGGGCCTTTCGGTCGCAGCGGCAATCTTTTGTGGGCTACCAAAACGACATCGCTCGCGTGTGAAAATCTGATGCTTGCATTTCGTGCTGCCGGTTATGACAGCTGCCCGATGGAAGGCTTTGACGAAGTCCGGGTTAAAAAACTTCTGGGTCTGCCCCGCGAAGCCAGCGTCACAATGGTGATCAGCGCCGGGAAACGCGCAACAAACGGCGTTTATGCAGAACGAATTCGCGGCTCGTCTGACATTTTTATTAAAAAGGTGTAG
- a CDS encoding AI-2E family transporter — translation MFDIFKSKSQTFSWIVLILFTSAFLFINFPFVVPLALAGIFALGLNDLIQRLSSKFKIRRNLCIALTLFAGLALFWVPISLAIYRIVVNISDPQAMGSDQIVSQIHKLKDFLLEWLQKISEWTGTDLAGPARAMMENILRKTGEIILNFSTQLLGQLPAIFLASFVFVIVLAVLLVKASSVKSVVIKYTPFSQTTTESLVKVFKSSCSITLFSTLVVGMIQASIIGVGSLIFGEGDFWLVLTVTFFVSFIPVIGAAPVGFLLAVLAFIGGRIGPGIGLTVVGIIAGSIDNILKPFILGKDFDINPVIGFTSVVGAIIMMGLPGLILGPVIMNLFVGITPLLLKEQEIGSNGEGEVP, via the coding sequence ATGTTTGATATTTTTAAATCCAAATCGCAAACTTTTTCTTGGATTGTTCTGATCCTCTTTACTTCCGCATTTCTATTTATCAATTTCCCGTTTGTCGTTCCGTTGGCCCTTGCGGGAATCTTCGCCCTCGGGCTGAACGATCTTATTCAGCGCTTGAGTTCTAAATTTAAAATTCGCCGCAATCTTTGCATCGCTTTAACTTTATTTGCAGGCCTGGCTTTGTTCTGGGTTCCTATTTCTCTGGCGATCTATCGTATTGTTGTTAACATCAGCGATCCCCAGGCAATGGGTTCAGACCAAATCGTTTCACAAATTCATAAGCTGAAAGATTTCTTGTTAGAGTGGCTGCAAAAAATTTCTGAGTGGACCGGCACGGACCTTGCCGGCCCAGCCCGCGCCATGATGGAAAATATTCTGCGCAAAACAGGCGAGATTATTTTAAACTTCTCAACACAGCTTCTGGGACAATTGCCTGCGATCTTTTTGGCGAGCTTTGTTTTCGTCATTGTGTTAGCGGTTCTTCTTGTGAAAGCCAGCTCCGTGAAAAGCGTCGTCATAAAATACACTCCGTTTTCACAGACAACAACGGAGTCTCTGGTAAAGGTTTTTAAAAGCAGCTGTTCCATCACACTGTTTTCAACTTTGGTGGTCGGTATGATTCAGGCCTCCATCATCGGTGTCGGCAGTTTGATTTTTGGTGAAGGTGATTTTTGGCTGGTCCTAACTGTCACCTTCTTTGTGTCTTTCATTCCGGTGATTGGCGCGGCCCCTGTGGGCTTTCTTCTGGCGGTGTTGGCCTTCATTGGAGGACGCATCGGCCCCGGCATAGGCTTAACTGTGGTCGGAATTATCGCCGGCAGTATCGATAATATCCTAAAGCCTTTTATATTGGGGAAAGACTTCGACATCAATCCTGTGATCGGTTTCACCAGCGTCGTAGGCGCGATCATTATGATGGGCTTACCGGGGTTGATCCTCGGTCCTGTAATAATGAATCTGTTCGTGGGGATCACGCCTCTGCTTTTAAAAGAGCAAGAGATCGGCAGCAATGGCGAAGGCGAGGTTCCTTAA
- a CDS encoding fumarate hydratase, with amino-acid sequence MSFKYFPLYEKQKDSTQYKKITSDHVRVEKLGDREVLVVEPQALELLAQEALSDVSHLLRPSHLEKLEKILQDPEASPNDRFVAVDLLKNAIIAAQMEFPSCQDTGTAIVVGKKGERVFTGVDDKEHLSKGIFNTYQKRNLRFSQMAPLSFFEEKNTGSNLPAQIDLYSEQGDEYHFLFLAKGGGSANKSYLYQKTKAVLNPEGFEKFVRETLNSLGTAACPPYHLAFCVGGTSAEETLKIVKYASAGYLDGLPTSGSEGGRAYRDLEMEKKIEGWARETGIGAQFGGKYFVHDVRVIRLPRHGASCPIGVGVSCSADRNIKGKITREGVFLEQLELHPEQYLPNHLQSAEAEAVQIDLNKPIQETLKILSQQKVATRVMLSGPMIVARDIAHAKLKEKVDKGEGVPEYFKNYAVYYAGPAKTPKGYASGSFGPTTSERMDPYVGTFQSMGASMIMLGKGNRSPQVTEACKQYGGFYLGSIGGPAARLGKECITKVEVLDFPELGMESVWKIEVKDFPAFIIVDDKGNDFFKSVIRKL; translated from the coding sequence ATGTCATTCAAATATTTTCCTCTCTACGAAAAACAAAAAGATTCCACACAATACAAAAAAATCACTTCCGACCACGTGCGCGTTGAAAAATTAGGCGATCGGGAAGTTCTTGTTGTTGAGCCTCAGGCCTTGGAGCTCTTGGCGCAAGAAGCTTTGAGCGATGTCTCGCATCTTCTTCGTCCGAGTCACTTGGAAAAACTTGAAAAAATCTTGCAAGATCCCGAGGCGTCTCCGAACGACCGCTTCGTCGCGGTAGACCTTCTTAAAAACGCGATCATCGCGGCGCAAATGGAGTTTCCATCTTGTCAGGACACGGGAACAGCCATCGTTGTCGGTAAAAAAGGCGAGCGCGTATTTACGGGCGTCGATGATAAAGAGCATCTTTCTAAAGGTATTTTCAATACCTACCAAAAACGCAACCTCCGTTTCTCGCAAATGGCTCCCTTGTCTTTCTTTGAAGAGAAAAACACAGGTTCGAATTTGCCGGCGCAAATTGATCTTTATTCCGAGCAGGGTGACGAGTACCACTTTTTGTTTTTGGCAAAAGGGGGCGGTAGCGCCAACAAATCTTATCTTTACCAAAAAACGAAAGCGGTTTTGAATCCGGAAGGTTTTGAAAAATTCGTGCGCGAAACGTTGAACTCTTTGGGAACGGCGGCGTGTCCTCCGTATCACCTGGCGTTCTGTGTGGGCGGTACTTCTGCGGAAGAAACATTGAAAATCGTAAAGTATGCTTCTGCAGGTTATCTTGACGGATTGCCTACCTCTGGCAGTGAAGGCGGTCGCGCTTATCGTGATCTTGAAATGGAAAAGAAAATTGAAGGCTGGGCGCGTGAGACGGGGATTGGCGCGCAATTCGGCGGGAAATACTTCGTGCACGACGTGCGCGTGATTCGTTTGCCTCGCCACGGAGCAAGCTGTCCTATTGGTGTGGGTGTGAGCTGTTCCGCGGATCGCAACATCAAAGGTAAAATCACGCGTGAAGGTGTCTTCTTAGAACAATTGGAATTGCATCCGGAGCAGTATTTGCCGAACCATTTGCAAAGCGCTGAAGCCGAAGCGGTTCAAATTGATTTGAACAAACCGATTCAAGAGACATTGAAAATCCTGTCACAGCAAAAAGTCGCAACGCGTGTGATGTTAAGCGGCCCGATGATCGTGGCGCGCGATATTGCGCATGCAAAGCTTAAAGAAAAAGTCGACAAAGGCGAAGGCGTTCCAGAGTACTTCAAAAACTACGCGGTCTATTACGCGGGTCCTGCGAAAACTCCGAAAGGATACGCTTCAGGTTCCTTCGGTCCAACGACAAGTGAGCGTATGGACCCTTACGTGGGAACTTTCCAAAGCATGGGTGCTTCCATGATCATGCTTGGCAAAGGGAACCGCAGTCCGCAAGTCACGGAAGCGTGTAAGCAGTACGGTGGCTTCTATCTTGGCTCCATCGGCGGGCCGGCGGCGCGTTTGGGGAAAGAGTGTATCACGAAAGTGGAGGTCTTAGACTTCCCTGAATTGGGAATGGAATCGGTGTGGAAGATCGAAGTGAAAGACTTCCCGGCCTTTATCATTGTCGATGACAAGGGGAATGACTTCTTTAAGTCGGTGATTCGCAAACTGTAA